TAGATGGCGCTCCTGCTGCCGCACTGATGGCAGCTTTCTTCGGGTCCATCAATTGCTTGATCTGGGTCCGCGTTAACGGTCCTCGCAGATAAGACATGACCCAACGAGTCTCGAAAATGACTGGTTCATCCTCGTTGACATTGTTCATTAGAAAAATGCGTTTCCCCAGTCCAGCTAAGATTTGCTCCATTTTTTTTCGATTGAATTTGCCGCCACTGGCACTAGCCCCTTCCAGACCATCGAGCACCCGTTGTTTATCTCGATCAGTTTGGAGCCGGCCGATGAACCAGGTGCCAGTGTTGGATAACCCCTTGTAATCCAGATCGACTGGGTTTTGAGTGGCTAAGACAATTCCGAGACCGAACGCGCGAGCTTGTTTCAGCAGGGTCATGAGCGGCGCTTTAGCCGGGGGATTGGCGACTGGCGGGAAATAGCCAAAAATTTCATCCATATAAAAGATCGAGCGCAGGCTGGTTGTGCCGGATTGGGTACGCATCCAGCCCAACAATTGGGTTAGCAACAGGGAGACGAAGAACATGCGTTCGGCATCATTGAGATGGGCAATGGAGAAGATGGACATCCGTGGCTTCCCGTCGCTGGTATAGAGTATGCGGTCAATGTCCAGCGGCTCGCCCTCCAACCACACGCTGAATCCCGGAGCAGCTAACAGGTTATTGAGCTTCATCGCCAGGGCAAAGCGATCCTTAGATGGGAAGAACGATTCGATATCGAATACACCGATTTTGGTCATTGGAGGTGTCTGGATGGCATGGATCAGACCAGCCAAATCCAAGTCCTGGCCTTTTTGCCAGGTGGAATCGAGGATATTGGACAATAAAATGTGCTCACGGCTCTGCAGGGGGTCTGCCTCAATGCCCATGAGATTGAGCAGACTGGTCACTGTTGTATTGATGCGCTCTCTCAATAGATCGCTATCCTCCATAATAACCTGGGGCGGTGCAGCGAACGATTTGAGGATGGAGACAGGAATGCCAGCATTGCTGCCTGGCGTGTAAATGGTGAAATCCGCAGCCTCTCGCAGGCGTTTGATGCGGCTGCTATCCTGCCCCCAATCGGCAAGTCCTTTTTTCCAGAGATTGGCCTGTTGCGCTGCATATTCCTCAAGCGAGACCCCTTTCTTCTGCGCGTCTTCCGCGTTGACCCATGGCAGAAAATCTTTTGGCTCCAGCTCAGGGAAAGTCAATAGTAGATTGGGCAAATCACCTTTGGGATCGACGATAATGGCTGGTATGCCATCGATGGCGGCTTCTTCCAAAAGCCCAATACATAAACCCGTTTTTCCGCTTCCCGTCATGCCAACGCATACAGCATGGGTTACCAAGTCCTTGGAGTTATAAAGCAGCAATTCTTCCCGAGCTTGCTTTTTCTCTAAATCATATTCACGTCCGAGATAAAAAACGCCCAATTTTTCGAAATCTTGCATAGGAGTTTCTCCTTTTGCTGTTGCCGTTGATCGATTTAAAATTTAAAGTTCTGAGCTGACTTAAAAATAAAAAAAATGGTAAAAATGTCAAGAGAAATGTTCAGGATATGCCAATGATCGAAAAAATTATTTTGCCAAAAGTCTCTGTTCCGGCCCATCTATTTTTCAGTTGGAAAAATTAAATATTGACTTTTTATAATAATATCATTATCTTTAGTTGTAAAAAAATTAACATCTATTCTGATTCGATAACGAAGCCAAGGAGGCACCATATGGCGAGCTACAAAATTACGGAAATTGAGGGCATCGGAGATGTTTATGCAAAGAAACTGGAACCTCTGGGGATCAAAACCGTTGCCGATTTATTAGAGAAAGGCGCTAGTCGCAAGGGCCGGAAAGAATTGGCTGAGGCAACAGGGATCGATGAATCGCTGATTCTCAAATGGGTGAATGCTGCGGATCTATTTCGGGTTAGGGGCATTGGTAGCGAATATTCACAATTGCTCGAAAAAGCTGGTGTTGATACTGTGAAGGAGCTGAAAAATCGCAAAGCAGAAAACCTGCATGCAACCTTAGTTGAAATCAACGAGAAGCATAAACTTGTGCGTCAACTCCCCGGGCTGAGCCAGGTCCAAGCCTGGATCGAAGCTGCCAAAGAGTTGGAGCCGATGGTGACGCATTAAGTAATCATCGATCCAGATGCTGGTCATTTTAGTTGACTGCTCCAAGGCATTGCATGTGAAACATCCTAACAGCTTTGGTGAATGGACAATGGGTGGTAACTGCATCAGCAATCGAAAATCAGTAAATTAGTGGCGAAATCATCCACCAAATGCGGCAGAGTGGTGATATTCACGAAAGTTCAATTCACTTTTAGAGCTCTGCAAAATGAATTCCTATCGAACAAGGTTGTGGTGCCTGCAAATGCAGGCATCTATTTACAGCTTTATCCAATGAGACCCCTGTATCCTCAGGAGTGAAAATTTACTGTTCAGAATTTGTTCATTTTGCAGAAGTCTTTTTAGCAGAAGGAGACTGAAAAAATGGGAATGTTCGATTTCTTAAAAGGGGTTGGTGCTAGCATATTTGGGCGCGGCAGAAACGAAGCTGAGGAAATTGAAAATCTGCTCAAGACCGAACTGGGCGACAAAATTAAGAACCTCAAGGTCGAGTACAAGGATGAGGTTGTCACACTTTACGGTCAATGCGACTCACACGCCACCAAGGAGAAGGCGATTTTATTAGCGGGAAACATCAAAGGCGTAGCAAAGGTAAATGACGACTATTTTACCGCTCCAAAACCGGAGGAGGAGACAGAATTCTACACGGTGAAAAAAGGGGACACG
The DNA window shown above is from candidate division KSB1 bacterium and carries:
- a CDS encoding ATP-binding protein, whose translation is MQDFEKLGVFYLGREYDLEKKQAREELLLYNSKDLVTHAVCVGMTGSGKTGLCIGLLEEAAIDGIPAIIVDPKGDLPNLLLTFPELEPKDFLPWVNAEDAQKKGVSLEEYAAQQANLWKKGLADWGQDSSRIKRLREAADFTIYTPGSNAGIPVSILKSFAAPPQVIMEDSDLLRERINTTVTSLLNLMGIEADPLQSREHILLSNILDSTWQKGQDLDLAGLIHAIQTPPMTKIGVFDIESFFPSKDRFALAMKLNNLLAAPGFSVWLEGEPLDIDRILYTSDGKPRMSIFSIAHLNDAERMFFVSLLLTQLLGWMRTQSGTTSLRSIFYMDEIFGYFPPVANPPAKAPLMTLLKQARAFGLGIVLATQNPVDLDYKGLSNTGTWFIGRLQTDRDKQRVLDGLEGASASGGKFNRKKMEQILAGLGKRIFLMNNVNEDEPVIFETRWVMSYLRGPLTRTQIKQLMDPKKAAISAAAGAPSTPATAKSARPEAAALRPSLPPEIVQYYLPIRKVQPAGATLLYEPMLLGIGKVFFSDTKLNIATESSLSLLASFSEQPGLINWDDAIEAAIAESDLLKVAQDEKARYGQLPLEAARKQNYLDWSKAFNDWLFRKQSLELLKSPSLQVISKPGESERDFRIRLQLVAREKRDELVEKLRQKYASRMTSLQERIRRAEDALEREAEQAKQQKLQTAISLGTTLLGAVLGRKAVSSSTIGRATTAARGASRAMKEAKDVKRAEENLQVLQQQLAELEEQLAAEIEQVKSSIDPMTENLERFVLRPKKSDISVSLVALTYTPYWQDDKGGMQPAW
- a CDS encoding DUF4332 domain-containing protein, whose product is MASYKITEIEGIGDVYAKKLEPLGIKTVADLLEKGASRKGRKELAEATGIDESLILKWVNAADLFRVRGIGSEYSQLLEKAGVDTVKELKNRKAENLHATLVEINEKHKLVRQLPGLSQVQAWIEAAKELEPMVTH
- the lysM gene encoding peptidoglycan-binding protein LysM; translated protein: MGMFDFLKGVGASIFGRGRNEAEEIENLLKTELGDKIKNLKVEYKDEVVTLYGQCDSHATKEKAILLAGNIKGVAKVNDDYFTAPKPEEETEFYTVKKGDTLSKIAKAYYGNAMKYPVIFEANREVIKDPNLIYPGQVLRIPKLPK